The sequence TGAGGCGCGCACCAACCAGCGGGTCGCGCTCTCGCGCGAGTCAGGCATCGGCATCGGGATGATCGACCACCTGCTGGGTCGCTACGGCGGGCTCGTCGACGAGGTGCTCGCCCTGGTGCGCGATCGGCCGGAACTGGCCCGACCGCTCGAGGGAGCGCCCCTCTATCTCGCTGCCGAAGTCGTCTATGCCGTCTCCCACGAAGGCGCCCGACACCTCGACGACGTGCTGACGCGACGCACCCGCATCTCCATCGAGACCTTCGACCGTGGGGTCGCCTCCGCTCGCCCGGCCGCGCTCCTGATGGCCGAGGCCCTCGGCTGGGACGAGGAGAGGGTCGCCGAGGAGGTCGACCACTACCTGCGGCGCGTCGAGGCCGAACGGCAGTCCCAGCTGAAGATCACCGACCAGGAGGCCGACGAGGCGAGGGTGCAGGTCACCGACATCGTGTGACCTGGAATCGGCGTTTTACAAACGTCTTGAGTGTGTCAAGACTCGGGATGGCCCGAGCGATCCATGGCGTGGCGTGGCATGGCCGCCTAGGCTCGCAGGATGAGCGAGCCCACCCCGGCCTCCGGCCACCTTGTCGACGGTCCCTTCGACCCCGAGCACGACCCTCGAGCGAGCCTGGCCCTCGAGCCTGCGTATGTCGATAACCTGACGCGTCGGATCGTGAGCACGACGGGGGCGAGGGTCCCGGTGGAGTCGCCGCTCAACGGCCAGCCGCTGGCCCGGATCCCGCAGTCGAGCACCGACGACGTCCTCGAGGCCTCGACCCGCGCCCGGCGCGCCCAGGCCGCGTGGGCCGCGACCTCGCTCGACGAGCGGGCCGCGATCCTGCTGCGGTTCCACGACCTCGTGCTCGACCGCCAGGACGAGATCATCGACCTGATCGTGCTCGAGTCGGGCAAGGCCCGCAAGCACGCCTTCGACGAGCCGATGCACGTGGCGATGACCGCCCGCTACTACGCGCGCACCGCCCACCAGCACCTCGACACCGAGCGTCGGATCGGTGTGGTGCCGGGCCTGACGAGGGTCGAGGTCAACCACGTGCCCAAGGGCGTCGTCGGCATCATCTCGCCGTGGAACTACCCCTTCACGATGGCGGTCTGCGACGGTCTCCCGGCCCTGCTCGCCGGCAACACCGTGGTGGCGAAGCCGGACGCCCAGACGATGCTCTCGGCCCTGCTCGGTGCACAGCTGCTCGAGGAGGCGGGACTGCCCGAGGGTGTGTGGAACGTGGTCGCCGGCCCCGGTCGCGACATCGGCCCGCCGCTGATCACGGGCTCCGACTACATCTGCTTCACCGGCTCCACGGCGACCGGCAAGCTGATCGCCAAGCAGTGCGCCGACCGGCTGATCGGCGCCTCGCTCGAGCTCGGCGGCAAGAACCCCATCCTGATCCTGCGCGACGCCAGCCTCGAGAAGGCGGCCGAGGGCGCGGTCCGGGCCTGCTTCTCCAACGCCGGCCAGCTCTGCGTCTCGACCGAGCGGATGTTCGTCGCCGACCAGGTCTATGACCGGTTCGTCGAGCGCTTCGTCGCCCGCACCCAGGCGATGACGCTCGGCGCCTCGCTGGAGTGGGGCACCGACATGGGCAGCCTGATCTCCCAGGACCAGCTCGACACGGTGCAGGCACACCTCGACGACGCGGTCGCCAAGGGAGCGCGGGTGCTGGCCGGCGGCCGGGCCCGGCCCGATCTGGGTCCCTACTTCTTCGAGCCGACGATCCTCGAGGGCGTCACCCCCGAGATGACCTGCTTCGGCGACGAGACCTTCGGTCCGGTGGTCGCGCTCTACCGCTTCCACGACGAGGCAGACGCCGTCGCGCGGGCCAACGCGGGCGACTACGGCCTGAACGCCTCGATCTACACCCAGGACGGCGACCGCGGCCGGGCCATCGCGCGCCAGATCAAGTGCGGCACGGTCAACGTCAACGAGGCCTTCGGGGCCACCTTCGCCAGCATCGACGCCCCGATGGGCGGCATGCGCCAGTCGGGCATGGGCCGGCGCCAGGGCAGCGAGGGGATCCACCGCTACACCGAGACCCAGTCGGTCGCCACCCAGCGCGGGATCAGGTTCGCGCCGATGTTCGGGATGTCGGACTCGGGCTACGCCAAGATGATGACGCTCAACCTGCGTCTGCTCAAGAAGATGGGTCGCCCATGAGCACCGAGCAGCTCGACTACGACGTCCTGGTCATCGGGTCCGGCTTCGGTGGCTCGGTGACCGCGCTGCGGCTGACCGAGAAGGGCTACCGCGTGGGGGTCCTGGAGGCGGGGGCCCGCTTCGAGGACGCCGACTATCCCGCCACCTCGTTCGAT comes from Nocardioides piscis and encodes:
- a CDS encoding glycerol-3-phosphate dehydrogenase C-terminal domain-containing protein, whose amino-acid sequence is MAKDAVDHAIRDFERAPESITERVPLLGAWGHEARTNQRVALSRESGIGIGMIDHLLGRYGGLVDEVLALVRDRPELARPLEGAPLYLAAEVVYAVSHEGARHLDDVLTRRTRISIETFDRGVASARPAALLMAEALGWDEERVAEEVDHYLRRVEAERQSQLKITDQEADEARVQVTDIV
- a CDS encoding succinic semialdehyde dehydrogenase, with amino-acid sequence MSEPTPASGHLVDGPFDPEHDPRASLALEPAYVDNLTRRIVSTTGARVPVESPLNGQPLARIPQSSTDDVLEASTRARRAQAAWAATSLDERAAILLRFHDLVLDRQDEIIDLIVLESGKARKHAFDEPMHVAMTARYYARTAHQHLDTERRIGVVPGLTRVEVNHVPKGVVGIISPWNYPFTMAVCDGLPALLAGNTVVAKPDAQTMLSALLGAQLLEEAGLPEGVWNVVAGPGRDIGPPLITGSDYICFTGSTATGKLIAKQCADRLIGASLELGGKNPILILRDASLEKAAEGAVRACFSNAGQLCVSTERMFVADQVYDRFVERFVARTQAMTLGASLEWGTDMGSLISQDQLDTVQAHLDDAVAKGARVLAGGRARPDLGPYFFEPTILEGVTPEMTCFGDETFGPVVALYRFHDEADAVARANAGDYGLNASIYTQDGDRGRAIARQIKCGTVNVNEAFGATFASIDAPMGGMRQSGMGRRQGSEGIHRYTETQSVATQRGIRFAPMFGMSDSGYAKMMTLNLRLLKKMGRP